In a genomic window of Alteromonas gilva:
- a CDS encoding glycoside hydrolase family 97 protein, which translates to MQRLIISVSLWLIFSLHAHADADAEKYWKIVSPDEQVLLEVKLESDSLYYRLSFNDKPVLRWSKLGLALKNAPPLQANLQLESADVSITNQQWQPVWGEQAVITNHYKQLTLALAEKASPERRIGYVFRVFNDGLGLRYTLPETDNNPAQLTVTNELTEFAFDRNFSAWWIPAYRDQRYEYQYMNSALSSVDVAHTPLTLEDKQAGIAVAVHEAALVDYTSMTLRNQSDNQITFTADLVPWANGDKAYINLPFSSPWRTITVAEKAVELLNSSLLLNLNEPPAEQVDTSYIKPGKYMGIWWEMHIGEKDWSPGPKQGATTKRAMEYIDFASQHDIDGVLVEGWNTGWEGNWWERAPTFSFTDATAGFDIEKVSQYAIDKGLRLIGHHETAAGISYYEQQMEDGFSLYEALGVQSVKMGYVGTRVDGKEWHHGQFMVRHFARVVKTAAANQIMINAHETIKDTGLRRTYPNLMTRESVRGMEYNGGSPDTGNLPNHTVIIPFTRGLAGPIDFTPGIFNFDYQKYRPHNRVPTTLAKQLALYVTLYSPLQMAADLPENYAGHPAFAFIDAVPTDWQQSHALQGDIGEFLVTARQDKHSNNWYVGATTNEEPRTLSLALNFLDPHVTYKAIRYQDGPDAHWENNPEDYEIVEQQVNAGQSLTLNLKPGGGQAIEFIPVQ; encoded by the coding sequence ATGCAAAGGTTAATAATCAGTGTTAGTTTATGGTTGATTTTCAGCCTCCATGCCCATGCTGATGCTGATGCTGAAAAATACTGGAAAATTGTTTCGCCTGATGAGCAGGTGCTGTTAGAAGTAAAACTTGAGAGCGACTCGCTCTATTACCGGCTCAGCTTTAACGATAAGCCGGTATTGCGTTGGTCGAAACTTGGCCTGGCTTTGAAAAACGCCCCGCCGCTGCAGGCTAATTTACAGCTTGAGAGTGCCGACGTCAGTATCACCAACCAGCAATGGCAGCCAGTCTGGGGGGAGCAAGCCGTCATCACCAACCACTACAAACAGTTAACGCTGGCTCTGGCTGAAAAAGCCAGTCCTGAACGCCGCATTGGCTATGTATTTCGGGTATTTAATGATGGGCTGGGTTTACGCTACACATTACCTGAAACGGATAACAACCCAGCTCAGCTTACTGTTACTAATGAGCTCACAGAGTTTGCCTTTGACCGCAACTTTTCAGCCTGGTGGATTCCGGCTTACCGCGACCAACGTTACGAATATCAGTACATGAACTCAGCGCTGAGCAGCGTTGATGTCGCCCATACACCGCTCACGCTGGAAGACAAACAGGCGGGGATCGCGGTCGCTGTGCACGAAGCCGCATTGGTTGACTATACGTCGATGACCTTGCGTAACCAGTCAGATAATCAAATTACTTTCACTGCTGATTTAGTTCCCTGGGCAAACGGTGACAAAGCCTATATCAACCTGCCATTTAGCTCGCCGTGGCGCACCATTACTGTTGCCGAAAAAGCCGTGGAGTTACTTAACTCTTCGTTGCTGCTTAATTTAAACGAGCCGCCGGCAGAACAGGTCGATACCAGCTATATTAAGCCTGGCAAATACATGGGGATCTGGTGGGAAATGCACATTGGCGAAAAAGACTGGTCGCCGGGTCCGAAACAGGGTGCCACAACAAAACGTGCCATGGAATATATCGACTTTGCCAGTCAGCATGATATTGACGGCGTGTTGGTAGAAGGCTGGAATACTGGCTGGGAAGGCAACTGGTGGGAGCGAGCCCCAACATTCAGCTTTACCGATGCCACCGCAGGGTTTGACATTGAAAAAGTCAGTCAGTATGCCATAGACAAGGGGCTTCGACTGATTGGTCACCACGAAACCGCAGCAGGCATTAGTTACTACGAGCAACAAATGGAAGACGGTTTCTCTTTGTATGAGGCTCTTGGAGTTCAATCCGTAAAAATGGGTTATGTAGGCACCCGCGTAGACGGTAAAGAATGGCACCATGGCCAGTTTATGGTGCGTCATTTTGCCAGGGTGGTAAAAACCGCGGCGGCTAATCAGATTATGATAAATGCCCATGAAACAATTAAAGACACCGGCTTGCGACGCACTTATCCAAATCTTATGACCCGTGAGTCAGTGCGCGGTATGGAGTATAACGGTGGCAGTCCGGATACCGGTAACCTGCCTAATCATACAGTGATCATTCCCTTTACGCGTGGCCTTGCCGGGCCTATAGATTTCACTCCCGGAATATTTAATTTTGATTACCAGAAGTATCGTCCGCACAACCGCGTGCCAACGACACTGGCGAAACAGCTGGCACTTTACGTGACGCTGTACAGTCCGCTACAGATGGCTGCAGATTTGCCCGAAAATTACGCTGGTCATCCGGCCTTTGCCTTCATTGATGCAGTGCCAACAGACTGGCAGCAAAGTCACGCATTGCAAGGAGACATTGGCGAGTTTTTAGTGACGGCGCGACAGGATAAGCACAGTAATAACTGGTATGTCGGCGCTACGACTAATGAAGAGCCCAGAACTCTTTCCCTCGCACTTAACTTTCTTGATCCGCATGTGACCTATAAGGCGATCCGCTACCAGGACGGCCCCGATGCGCATTGGGAGAACAATCCCGAGGACTACGAAATTGTTGAACAACAGGTTAATGCCGGCCAATCCCTGACCTTGAATTTAAAACCGGGCGGTGGGCAGGCAATAGAGTTCATCCCGGTACAATAA
- a CDS encoding tryptophan halogenase family protein encodes MTSKTPTQDNSQALRIVIAGGGTAGWMAANLLATHWSADNNALRPVHITLVESPEIGIIGVGEGSTPTLKRFFNDLGIAESIWMPACNATYKVSIRFDDWSPGSGINTYSHPFISQLDTFSERPFDVNCYTRRLGLDVNTTPGDFLFNGWLARYRRSPVTPANFPFRVEYGYHFDSALLGQFLKSHAARLGVNYMAGNISSVQRHPNGDIAGLQTAEGNIITGDFFIDCTGFKSLLLQQTLKVPFKSFANNLYNDRAVVCPTPALSDTPVETRSTALSNGWAWQIPLTNRTGNGYVYSSHFIDDERAATELCKHLQINEASADLRTLTMNVGQVARHWSGNCLALGLSQGFIEPLEATALHLVQTSVEQFIDTVNDGGLGEQQQHRYNQLVSKRFERVRDYIVAHYKLNTRSDSEYWQANRHNEYLSESLLQILDVWYRRGDLRAEIKRQQLDSHFGSTSWHCLLAGYGAFPALGANQPGQGDLYTEKELEAFFSGCLMNFSPPGYAPRNTE; translated from the coding sequence ATGACCAGCAAAACGCCAACACAGGACAACAGCCAGGCGCTGCGCATTGTCATTGCCGGCGGCGGCACCGCTGGCTGGATGGCGGCTAATTTACTGGCTACCCACTGGTCAGCAGATAACAACGCGCTTCGTCCGGTGCACATTACGCTGGTAGAGTCACCGGAGATTGGCATTATTGGTGTCGGCGAAGGCTCAACCCCTACCCTTAAACGTTTTTTTAACGATTTGGGCATTGCTGAAAGTATCTGGATGCCTGCGTGTAATGCAACCTATAAGGTCAGCATTCGGTTTGACGACTGGAGTCCCGGCTCTGGTATAAACACCTACTCTCATCCGTTTATTAGTCAACTGGATACGTTCAGCGAGCGCCCCTTTGATGTTAATTGTTATACCCGGCGATTAGGCCTTGATGTCAACACCACCCCCGGCGACTTTTTGTTTAATGGCTGGCTTGCCCGATACCGGCGCAGTCCGGTCACACCGGCAAACTTCCCGTTTCGCGTTGAGTATGGCTATCACTTCGACTCTGCGTTGCTGGGGCAGTTTTTAAAAAGCCATGCAGCCCGGCTGGGGGTTAACTACATGGCAGGCAATATATCCTCGGTTCAGCGCCATCCCAATGGTGATATTGCCGGCTTACAAACCGCTGAAGGCAACATCATCACAGGCGACTTTTTTATAGACTGCACAGGCTTCAAATCTTTGTTGTTACAACAAACTCTGAAGGTACCGTTCAAATCTTTCGCCAACAATCTCTATAATGATCGCGCCGTGGTGTGCCCCACGCCCGCGCTCAGTGACACTCCGGTAGAAACGCGTTCAACGGCACTGTCAAACGGCTGGGCATGGCAAATCCCCCTGACCAACCGCACCGGCAATGGCTATGTTTACAGCAGTCATTTTATTGATGACGAGCGCGCCGCAACCGAACTGTGCAAGCACTTGCAGATAAACGAAGCTAGTGCCGATCTACGAACACTGACTATGAACGTCGGCCAGGTAGCCCGGCACTGGTCAGGAAACTGTTTGGCGTTAGGTCTGTCGCAGGGTTTTATTGAGCCCCTGGAAGCCACCGCATTGCATTTAGTGCAAACCAGTGTGGAGCAGTTTATCGACACCGTTAATGATGGCGGTCTCGGTGAACAGCAGCAACACCGCTATAACCAGTTAGTCAGTAAGCGTTTTGAGCGGGTGCGCGATTACATTGTCGCCCATTATAAACTCAATACCCGCAGTGACAGCGAATACTGGCAGGCCAACCGTCACAATGAATATCTGTCAGAATCGCTGCTACAGATTTTAGATGTCTGGTACCGGCGTGGCGATCTGCGTGCAGAAATTAAGCGCCAACAACTTGATTCACATTTTGGCAGTACATCATGGCACTGCCTGTTGGCCGGATACGGCGCCTTTCCGGCCCTCGGTGCCAATCAACCCGGTCAGGGCGACCTCTATACCGAAAAAGAACTTGAAGCGTTTTTCAGCGGCTGTTTAATGAATTTTTCCCCGCCTGGCTACGCGCCCCGAAATACGGAGTAA
- a CDS encoding tryptophan halogenase family protein → MATPVQKVVIAGGGTAGWMTAALLRKVLSDKVSIELIESEQIGIVGVGEATIPPIQTFNRFLGIDEKAFLRETHGTIKLAIKFENWRVPGESYYHTFGAPGTTMGFCSFHHYWLKAQQANMAQSLWDFDLNYLACEAGKFNKINTQNPLYDMPYAYHFDSALYGQFLRKLAEQAGVTRTEGIIEHVQQSTEDGFITALQLQDGKQITGDLFIDCTGLRGLLIRQTLGVNYADWSHWLPADSAQAVPSERHDKTLPYTRSIAHPVGWQWRIPLTHRNGNGIVYSSKYLTDEHATNTLLANLDTKAIGEPRTIRFETGRTEQQWCKNVVAIGLSSGFLEPLESTSIHLIQSGIIRLMKMFPNQGISQAMTDLYNAESQHEFETIRDFIILHYHVNERDDSDFWRDMRNMSIPTRLEQKIAAFKDTAAIFNEQSDIFRDASWVQVMMGQGLFPADYHPAADAMDSQALLDAMRQIHHAKHQPLAKLLAHDTFISQYTSL, encoded by the coding sequence ATGGCGACACCGGTACAAAAAGTGGTGATTGCCGGCGGCGGCACCGCTGGCTGGATGACCGCAGCACTGCTCAGAAAAGTGCTTAGTGATAAGGTAAGCATAGAGCTTATTGAGTCAGAACAGATTGGTATCGTCGGCGTCGGTGAAGCCACAATCCCGCCTATCCAAACCTTTAACCGTTTTTTAGGTATCGACGAAAAGGCGTTCCTGCGTGAAACGCACGGCACCATAAAGCTGGCCATAAAGTTTGAAAACTGGCGGGTACCGGGTGAGAGCTATTATCACACCTTTGGCGCGCCAGGCACCACCATGGGATTTTGTAGTTTTCATCATTACTGGTTGAAAGCCCAACAAGCCAACATGGCGCAGTCACTGTGGGATTTTGACCTTAATTATCTGGCCTGTGAGGCGGGCAAATTCAATAAAATTAACACCCAGAATCCGCTCTATGATATGCCTTATGCCTATCACTTCGATTCGGCCCTGTACGGGCAGTTTTTACGTAAGCTTGCAGAGCAAGCCGGTGTTACCCGTACCGAAGGTATTATCGAACACGTCCAACAAAGCACTGAAGACGGCTTTATTACGGCGCTGCAACTGCAGGATGGCAAGCAGATAACGGGCGATCTGTTTATTGATTGCACCGGACTACGAGGCCTGTTGATTCGCCAGACATTAGGGGTAAATTACGCAGACTGGAGCCATTGGTTACCCGCTGACTCTGCCCAGGCTGTGCCCAGCGAGCGGCATGATAAAACTTTGCCGTATACGCGCAGTATTGCGCATCCGGTTGGCTGGCAGTGGCGTATCCCGTTAACTCACCGTAACGGCAACGGCATCGTCTACAGCTCAAAATACTTAACCGATGAGCACGCCACAAACACCCTGCTGGCCAATCTCGATACCAAAGCCATTGGCGAGCCAAGGACGATACGCTTTGAAACCGGGCGTACCGAACAGCAATGGTGTAAAAATGTCGTTGCCATTGGTTTATCCAGTGGTTTTTTAGAGCCCCTTGAGTCTACCAGTATTCACCTAATCCAGTCGGGCATTATCCGCCTCATGAAGATGTTCCCCAATCAGGGCATTTCACAGGCGATGACCGACCTGTATAACGCTGAATCGCAGCATGAGTTTGAGACCATTCGCGACTTTATTATTTTGCACTACCATGTCAACGAACGCGACGATTCTGACTTTTGGCGGGATATGCGCAACATGTCAATCCCCACTCGGTTGGAGCAAAAAATAGCCGCCTTTAAAGACACCGCGGCTATTTTTAATGAACAAAGCGATATCTTCCGCGATGCTTCCTGGGTACAGGTCATGATGGGGCAAGGTTTGTTCCCTGCCGACTATCACCCGGCCGCCGACGCCATGGACAGCCAGGCGCTGCTTGATGCCATGCGGCAAATCCATCATGCCAAACACCAACCGCTGGCCAAACTCCTGGCGCATGATACGTTTATTTCGCAGTACACCTCACTATGA
- a CDS encoding TonB-dependent receptor has product MKSKHIFKPALLSLAVTSAMYSGHTVSQENNNEADEQQVEVIAVKGIRGSLMRAQAIKMDKASIVEAISAEDIGKLPDSSIAESLARLPGLAGERVGGRTSGISVRGFKEDFTGTSLNGRELIGIGDNRGVEYDLYPSEIMTGATIYKTTEADLLVQGIGGTVDLQTVRPLTAQETLTLTGVYEMGGNDSDNPEFDNTGKRFALSFVEKFADDTIGLAVAVATTESPRNERKYGVWGYSENDNGQILPTGLDTQANSRVLERDTVSAIFQWRPTDNLDIVVDALSIDYSDSGVIRGFIEPFNADPDSLTGTGVNVSGTQVNANPVLRTDPAQKDGELQTFGLNVKYNIDDNWSVMLDVADSQSEKRDLRGESYAGLARNGAIDEFGSRQFQMSADGIFFTGSSGLGAFADPALLQLTGPQQWGGGMANIADQFTTDVNTVFTDENGNPTPFSYLNAQDGFLNYADFEEELTTVRLETEGYVEWGMINKVKFGFNYSDRYKMKDNKGFFATASSYPFSEAIPAEYLYNGLADLSWAGLGQVVAYNGFAPYRDGEYTLNDAGLLEPDRLGDTFTVEEEVTTLYAKFNFETDVAGFFVNGNFGAQYVQTDQTSTGYIGVVGSNFAVCDDDGNGEVDADCALSDGDSYNHFLPSLNVSVEVADNRFVRFAANKTISRARIDQMKASGFVKFDQNIDLIAIPNSQDAVEQYGSPWSKFQGNPRLRPLEANNFDISFENYFDDQGYVSLALFYKDLVNWTDDARELINFTNDSTNNGANYFIPGFHDRVIQEDGLYGPANIAYSSGDLATPPDFGYFEYFQDGLKGTVQGAELTANIPLGMFADALEGFGIAGSATFIDAELDNGSPIPGQSDEIISLTAYYERNGFEFRVAATDRSEFATYQRGGSNKIETATRDAITQIDAQISYDFEDSGIEYLKGLRVSLQGVNLTDEKEETIGGNGIVTLRREFGPSYMLNLNYSFY; this is encoded by the coding sequence ATGAAGAGTAAACACATTTTTAAACCAGCGCTGTTATCACTGGCTGTGACATCAGCAATGTACTCAGGACACACTGTGTCGCAAGAGAATAATAATGAGGCTGACGAGCAACAAGTTGAAGTTATCGCCGTTAAAGGGATCCGTGGCTCATTAATGCGAGCGCAAGCCATTAAAATGGACAAAGCCTCAATTGTTGAAGCTATCTCTGCAGAAGATATCGGTAAACTGCCCGACTCTTCAATTGCCGAATCCTTAGCACGTTTGCCGGGCCTTGCCGGTGAAAGGGTCGGCGGGCGCACCTCCGGTATCTCAGTACGCGGTTTTAAAGAAGATTTTACCGGTACCTCATTAAATGGGCGCGAATTAATTGGTATTGGCGACAACCGAGGCGTTGAATACGATCTTTATCCTTCTGAAATCATGACGGGCGCCACCATCTACAAAACGACTGAAGCGGATCTCCTGGTACAGGGAATTGGTGGTACGGTTGATTTACAAACGGTCCGTCCTTTAACCGCTCAGGAAACACTCACGCTGACGGGTGTTTATGAAATGGGTGGAAACGATTCAGATAACCCTGAGTTTGATAATACGGGTAAGCGCTTTGCCCTCTCATTCGTAGAAAAATTTGCCGATGACACCATCGGCTTAGCGGTTGCTGTGGCCACCACAGAGTCTCCTCGTAACGAACGCAAATATGGTGTGTGGGGTTACAGCGAAAATGACAACGGTCAGATATTACCAACCGGATTAGATACCCAAGCTAACAGCCGTGTACTTGAGCGTGACACCGTATCAGCCATTTTCCAATGGCGTCCTACCGATAATCTTGACATCGTGGTCGATGCATTAAGCATTGATTACTCTGACTCAGGCGTTATCCGCGGTTTCATTGAACCCTTCAACGCAGATCCTGATTCGTTGACCGGTACCGGCGTAAATGTGTCGGGTACACAGGTGAATGCGAACCCGGTACTGCGAACTGATCCGGCGCAAAAAGACGGCGAACTACAAACCTTTGGATTAAATGTTAAATACAACATCGACGACAACTGGTCGGTAATGTTGGACGTGGCTGACAGCCAATCGGAAAAACGTGATCTTCGCGGCGAATCCTACGCCGGTCTGGCTCGTAACGGTGCTATTGATGAGTTTGGTTCGCGTCAGTTCCAAATGAGCGCTGACGGTATATTTTTTACTGGTAGCTCGGGTTTAGGTGCTTTTGCAGACCCGGCATTACTGCAACTTACCGGCCCTCAGCAATGGGGTGGCGGCATGGCCAATATCGCCGACCAGTTTACCACCGACGTTAACACGGTATTTACTGACGAAAACGGCAACCCAACGCCATTTAGCTACCTGAACGCGCAAGACGGCTTCTTAAACTATGCCGACTTCGAAGAAGAACTCACCACCGTGCGTTTAGAAACGGAAGGGTATGTTGAATGGGGCATGATTAATAAAGTTAAGTTTGGCTTTAACTACAGCGATCGCTATAAGATGAAAGACAACAAAGGCTTTTTTGCCACCGCGTCATCTTACCCGTTTTCTGAGGCAATCCCAGCTGAGTACCTGTATAACGGCTTAGCCGATCTTAGTTGGGCTGGTTTAGGTCAGGTTGTTGCTTACAACGGCTTCGCCCCCTACCGCGATGGTGAATATACCCTTAATGATGCGGGTTTGCTTGAGCCGGATCGCTTAGGTGATACATTTACTGTAGAAGAAGAAGTAACCACCCTGTATGCCAAGTTTAATTTTGAAACCGACGTGGCGGGTTTCTTTGTAAACGGTAATTTCGGTGCACAGTATGTACAAACTGATCAAACCTCTACCGGTTACATCGGTGTTGTTGGTTCAAACTTCGCAGTTTGTGACGATGACGGCAACGGCGAGGTAGATGCTGACTGCGCGCTGAGTGATGGCGATTCATACAATCACTTCCTGCCGAGTTTAAACGTAAGCGTTGAAGTGGCTGACAACCGTTTTGTACGGTTTGCCGCCAACAAAACGATTAGCCGCGCCCGTATCGACCAGATGAAAGCATCAGGCTTTGTAAAGTTCGACCAGAATATTGACCTCATTGCCATTCCGAACAGTCAGGATGCGGTTGAGCAATACGGTTCTCCGTGGTCTAAATTCCAGGGCAATCCGCGCCTGCGTCCACTCGAAGCGAACAATTTTGATATTTCGTTTGAAAACTACTTTGACGATCAGGGTTACGTGTCGCTCGCGTTGTTCTACAAAGATCTGGTTAACTGGACAGATGATGCCCGTGAACTCATTAACTTTACCAACGACTCAACCAACAATGGTGCCAATTACTTTATCCCGGGGTTCCACGACCGCGTGATTCAGGAAGACGGTTTGTATGGTCCGGCCAACATCGCCTATTCATCGGGCGACCTGGCGACACCACCTGACTTTGGTTACTTTGAGTACTTCCAGGACGGCCTTAAAGGTACCGTTCAGGGCGCAGAATTGACTGCCAACATTCCTCTGGGTATGTTTGCTGATGCGCTGGAAGGCTTTGGTATTGCCGGTTCTGCAACCTTTATTGATGCAGAGCTCGACAATGGCTCGCCTATCCCGGGTCAATCTGATGAGATCATATCACTGACAGCTTACTATGAACGCAATGGCTTTGAATTTCGCGTAGCTGCGACCGACCGTTCGGAGTTTGCCACCTATCAGCGCGGCGGCTCCAACAAAATTGAAACCGCGACCCGTGATGCAATTACGCAAATCGATGCGCAAATCAGCTACGACTTTGAAGACAGCGGTATTGAGTACCTCAAAGGGCTGCGTGTCTCGCTGCAGGGCGTTAACCTGACAGATGAGAAAGAAGAAACCATCGGTGGTAACGGTATAGTTACACTGCGTCGAGAGTTTGGTCCTTCGTACATGCTGAACCTTAACTACTCGTTCTACTAA
- a CDS encoding DUF4174 domain-containing protein, with protein MKTFILIIFILLSIEAHAGIGQYQWQYRVVLAQAETEEQAQDWLKRAQTQQVALQERKLILQVVTPGTVLSYPESVKAMESGEINERLGRVSVLLIGLDGGNKGVYDTLDFDVVFQDIDQMPMRRAEMTRY; from the coding sequence ATGAAAACGTTTATCCTGATAATCTTTATTTTATTGAGTATCGAAGCACACGCCGGCATCGGTCAATATCAATGGCAGTACCGCGTTGTACTGGCACAGGCTGAAACAGAGGAGCAGGCGCAAGACTGGCTAAAGCGCGCTCAGACACAACAAGTCGCCCTGCAGGAACGAAAACTGATACTGCAGGTGGTGACGCCGGGCACTGTGCTGAGCTATCCCGAATCAGTTAAGGCTATGGAGTCGGGGGAAATAAACGAAAGGCTCGGCCGTGTCTCTGTATTGCTAATCGGACTGGATGGCGGCAACAAGGGGGTGTACGACACCCTCGATTTTGATGTTGTGTTCCAGGACATTGATCAAATGCCAATGCGACGGGCTGAAATGACCCGGTATTAA
- a CDS encoding DUF2237 family protein, with the protein MANEFNVLGKPLMLCCHNGGFTREGFCYVPQSDFGNHSVCAVLTDEFLQFSASRGNDLSTPRPEFSFPGLKAGDKWCLCASRWLEAERAGKAPKVLLEACNQACLEIVDLATLQKHAI; encoded by the coding sequence ATGGCAAACGAATTCAATGTATTGGGTAAACCATTAATGCTGTGTTGCCACAATGGCGGTTTCACGCGCGAAGGTTTTTGCTATGTACCGCAATCAGACTTTGGCAACCATAGTGTGTGTGCCGTGTTGACTGATGAGTTTTTACAATTTTCCGCCAGCCGCGGCAACGATCTGTCCACGCCAAGGCCAGAGTTTTCTTTTCCCGGTCTTAAAGCGGGTGATAAGTGGTGTTTGTGCGCCAGTCGCTGGCTGGAGGCCGAACGTGCCGGCAAGGCGCCAAAAGTCCTTCTTGAGGCCTGTAATCAAGCCTGTTTAGAAATAGTTGATTTGGCGACGCTACAAAAGCACGCGATCTAG
- a CDS encoding serine hydrolase gives MITLRIKHIFATLMLTTTSACAAQPELSSAAGLANLDNVVNAALQTFYTPGMAVGIIKNGEVVYLDGAGQRQLDPALPVNADTYFRLASTSKAFTAAALAMAIEDFELSWDTRVTDILPGFQMQDAWVTREFTLMDLLVHRSGLASGAGDSMLWPEPSGFSREEIIHNLRYLTPVSSFRSAYAYSNLMYITAGEVVAKLYQKPFAEVINDKIFAPLDMQCFAGDQTDAALNNVALSYGHNDERGIYAIPRNGIQGSELVSAAAGGIVCNASGMLKWLQMWLNKGTGQNGAQILTPEQVETIHKARTVLSVSDTDDEWDDTLFKAYGLGWRLADVHGYQVISHTGTLSGYQAYVAMVPKLHLAVVLLNNGSNYGARSAVMQHILKSYIAPQETTDWVQTLKEYQAEREQRYLANLDVPEGIGEVVLDPLAYSGEFTDTWYGTMQITLNQAGQLRLSSDKMTMLTGTLEPFSDHTFVIRWDNQNAASDAFMHFDVNPARQVTGFKFHPFTYKEKLSHNFSDTYFTRSE, from the coding sequence ATGATCACATTGCGCATCAAACACATTTTCGCCACGTTGATGCTGACGACAACCTCAGCCTGCGCTGCGCAGCCAGAACTGTCGTCCGCAGCAGGACTAGCCAATCTCGACAACGTCGTCAATGCCGCTCTGCAAACGTTTTACACCCCCGGCATGGCGGTTGGCATTATTAAAAACGGTGAAGTGGTCTACCTCGATGGCGCTGGCCAACGCCAGCTCGACCCTGCATTGCCGGTAAACGCCGACACGTATTTTCGTCTGGCTTCAACGTCAAAAGCGTTTACCGCTGCCGCATTGGCAATGGCGATTGAAGATTTTGAACTGAGCTGGGACACCAGGGTGACAGATATATTGCCCGGTTTCCAAATGCAGGATGCCTGGGTGACTCGTGAGTTTACGCTTATGGATTTACTGGTGCACCGTTCGGGACTCGCCAGTGGCGCAGGTGACAGCATGCTATGGCCGGAGCCCAGTGGTTTCAGCCGCGAAGAAATTATTCATAACCTGCGCTATTTAACACCAGTCAGCAGTTTTCGTAGCGCCTATGCTTACAGTAATTTAATGTACATTACCGCTGGCGAAGTGGTTGCCAAACTGTATCAAAAACCCTTTGCCGAGGTCATTAACGACAAGATTTTTGCGCCATTGGATATGCAGTGTTTTGCCGGTGATCAAACTGATGCCGCCTTAAACAATGTGGCATTAAGTTATGGACACAACGATGAACGCGGTATTTATGCTATTCCTCGCAATGGCATCCAGGGTTCTGAGCTGGTGTCAGCAGCAGCAGGTGGCATTGTCTGTAATGCCAGCGGTATGCTCAAATGGCTGCAAATGTGGTTAAACAAAGGCACCGGCCAAAATGGCGCGCAGATATTAACCCCTGAGCAAGTTGAGACTATTCACAAGGCCCGCACTGTCCTGTCGGTATCAGACACCGATGATGAGTGGGATGACACACTATTTAAAGCCTATGGTTTAGGCTGGCGATTGGCCGATGTACACGGTTACCAGGTGATTTCGCACACGGGTACCTTATCTGGCTATCAGGCCTATGTGGCGATGGTTCCCAAACTGCACTTAGCCGTTGTATTGTTGAACAACGGTTCAAACTACGGGGCTCGCAGTGCAGTGATGCAGCACATTCTTAAAAGTTATATTGCCCCGCAGGAAACCACTGACTGGGTACAGACATTAAAAGAATATCAGGCAGAGCGCGAACAACGCTATTTGGCCAATCTTGATGTTCCAGAGGGTATCGGTGAAGTCGTTCTCGATCCCCTGGCCTATAGCGGAGAGTTTACCGATACCTGGTATGGCACCATGCAGATTACCCTGAATCAGGCCGGCCAGTTACGTTTAAGCTCAGACAAGATGACGATGTTAACCGGCACCCTCGAACCATTTTCAGATCACACGTTTGTCATTCGCTGGGACAATCAAAACGCTGCCAGTGACGCGTTTATGCACTTTGATGTCAACCCGGCGCGACAAGTAACTGGTTTTAAATTTCACCCGTTTACCTATAAAGAAAAGCTAAGCCATAACTTTAGTGATACCTATTTCACCAGATCTGAGTGA
- a CDS encoding thymidine kinase produces the protein MAQLYFYYSAMNAGKSTSLLQSAYNYRERGMNPLIFTAAIDNRYGTGKVASRIGLQADAQLYSKADDLLATISALHAKQYIDCVFIDEAQFLTKEQVYQLIEVVDELDIPVLAYGLRTDFLGDTFTGSHYLLAWADKLFELKTVCHCGRKANFVVRMDENGLAVTSGEQVEIGGNDRYESMCRKHFKALVWNKPV, from the coding sequence ATGGCGCAACTTTACTTTTATTACTCGGCAATGAATGCCGGAAAATCTACCTCGTTACTGCAATCTGCCTATAACTATCGCGAACGGGGCATGAACCCGCTTATTTTTACCGCGGCCATTGATAATCGCTACGGCACCGGTAAAGTCGCATCGCGAATTGGCTTGCAAGCTGACGCGCAGCTGTATAGCAAAGCCGATGACTTACTGGCCACAATCTCTGCCTTGCACGCCAAGCAATATATTGATTGCGTATTTATTGATGAGGCACAGTTTTTAACCAAAGAACAGGTGTATCAGCTCATTGAAGTCGTCGATGAACTGGATATACCCGTGTTAGCCTACGGCCTGCGGACCGACTTTTTAGGTGATACTTTTACCGGAAGTCATTACCTGTTGGCCTGGGCCGACAAGCTGTTTGAGCTTAAGACCGTGTGTCATTGCGGGCGCAAAGCAAACTTTGTCGTGCGTATGGATGAAAACGGCCTGGCAGTCACCAGCGGCGAGCAGGTCGAAATTGGCGGCAACGATCGCTACGAATCTATGTGCCGTAAGCATTTCAAAGCACTGGTCTGGAACAAGCCCGTATAG